One genomic region from Nitrospira sp. encodes:
- a CDS encoding sensor histidine kinase: MGYDTNRALLSVIIGIGVGLFCLDLYLPSGISTGVLYGGLVILSFLLPYRKGPLIAAAVCSILDLAGTDLGLTIVGVPHWMGVVNRLFSLTALWLPLLFFLHRRRAENELRQAHDELEARVQARTQQLATLNQSLITEIADRKETEQSLRASEAALQARERQLQQNREELRALAGQLLTAQEEDRRRISRDLHDHINQRLAMLTMDLRQLEKGRFTDHDHLRDEIRRVSECLTLVSDDVRQMAYRFHPSILDDLGLTKAVRGLVDDFSTHTGIQSAYVHNDPVAALPDEVTICIYRIVQESLSNVARHAQASQVEVEVMCDEETIDLSIRDNGVGFDLEQSSKPGGHLGLLSMKERVRLAQGTLVVESTRGHGTHIRVAIPLTQGGRHV; encoded by the coding sequence ATGGGCTATGACACCAACAGAGCCTTGCTCTCCGTCATCATCGGCATCGGTGTTGGTCTGTTTTGCCTCGATCTGTACCTACCAAGCGGCATCAGTACCGGAGTGCTCTATGGCGGACTGGTTATCCTCTCGTTTCTCCTGCCGTACCGGAAAGGCCCACTCATTGCAGCGGCAGTCTGTTCCATACTCGACTTGGCCGGTACCGATCTCGGCTTAACCATTGTCGGCGTACCCCATTGGATGGGCGTCGTCAATCGTCTGTTCAGCCTCACGGCGCTTTGGCTACCGTTGCTGTTTTTTTTGCATCGCCGCAGAGCCGAGAACGAACTTCGGCAAGCGCACGACGAACTCGAGGCACGAGTGCAAGCGCGGACACAACAATTGGCCACTCTCAATCAATCCTTGATCACCGAGATTGCCGACCGCAAAGAGACGGAACAATCGCTGCGCGCCAGCGAAGCCGCACTGCAAGCCAGGGAACGGCAACTTCAGCAGAATCGGGAGGAGTTACGAGCGCTGGCCGGACAGCTTCTCACGGCGCAGGAAGAAGATCGTCGTCGGATCTCCCGCGACTTGCACGACCACATCAATCAACGGCTTGCGATGCTGACGATGGATCTGCGACAGCTAGAGAAAGGTAGGTTTACCGATCATGACCATCTACGGGATGAGATTCGCCGGGTGTCCGAGTGTCTAACCCTCGTTTCCGACGATGTGCGCCAAATGGCCTATCGCTTTCATCCATCCATTTTGGATGATTTGGGGCTGACAAAGGCCGTGCGCGGCCTTGTGGATGACTTTTCAACCCACACAGGTATCCAGAGCGCCTATGTGCACAATGATCCCGTTGCGGCACTGCCGGACGAAGTCACCATCTGCATCTATCGGATCGTGCAGGAAAGTCTCAGCAACGTTGCTCGGCATGCCCAGGCTTCACAGGTCGAAGTGGAGGTGATGTGCGACGAGGAGACGATCGACCTGTCCATTCGCGACAATGGGGTAGGGTTCGATCTCGAACAGTCGAGCAAACCCGGCGGGCACCTGGGATTGCTGAGCATGAAGGAGCGAGTACGCTTGGCGCAGGGCACGTTGGTGGTGGAGTCGACACGAGGACACGGCACCCATATCCGAGTTGCCATCCCGCTGACTCAAGGAGGACGGCATGTCTAA
- a CDS encoding response regulator transcription factor has translation MSKPRVLLADDHLLVLEGFRRILEGQYELVGAVEDGRALLDAAEKLQPDIVILDVSMPLLNGIDAAAQLKKICPSTKIIIVTMHADREYIRSAFEAGASAYVLKRSAVDELDQAIRAAVAGHSYITPLITKDMLDVFLSTASDTPGETQRLTTRQREVLQLLTEGRTAKEIANILNISSRTVEFHKSQILMQLNLQTTADLIKYALTHGIVPTS, from the coding sequence ATGTCTAAGCCGCGCGTGCTGTTGGCCGACGATCATCTCCTAGTCTTGGAGGGATTTCGTCGAATTCTCGAAGGACAGTATGAGTTGGTCGGCGCCGTCGAAGACGGGCGCGCACTCTTGGATGCCGCAGAGAAGCTTCAGCCCGATATTGTGATTCTCGATGTGTCTATGCCGTTGCTGAATGGTATTGACGCGGCGGCTCAACTGAAGAAGATCTGCCCAAGTACGAAAATCATCATTGTCACCATGCACGCAGACAGGGAATATATCCGGTCCGCCTTTGAGGCGGGAGCATCGGCCTATGTGCTCAAGCGTTCGGCGGTGGATGAATTGGACCAGGCTATTCGAGCGGCGGTTGCGGGACATTCCTATATTACCCCGTTGATTACCAAAGACATGCTCGATGTCTTTCTCTCAACAGCATCGGACACGCCGGGTGAGACGCAGCGCCTCACCACTCGTCAGCGGGAAGTTCTGCAACTGCTGACCGAGGGACGGACGGCAAAGGAAATTGCGAATATTTTGAACATCTCTTCACGGACGGTTGAATTTCATAAGAGCCAGATTCTGATGCAGCTCAATCTCCAGACCACCGCGGATTTGATCAAATACGCGCTGACCCACGGTATCGTGCCGACATCCTAG
- a CDS encoding efflux RND transporter permease subunit produces MNQLVLIALRRPYTFVVMSILIMFLGTKTIRHMPTDVFPNITIPVTSVVWIYSGMIPPQVEGRITYMFERFLTSTVEGIKYIHSHSYYGSSITNIFLQDGVDVGRAEADIVGIAQNVVKALPPDISPPMVMRLAPSSIPVAMLEISSDDMTPAELYNLTYMRIRPLMVTVPGIVLPHPYGGQDMQVMVNLDPQKMLARHLTPSDIHDVLMKQYLVLPSGDIKIKQTDWVVLTNASPLKIDDFANIPIKREGNAYVYLRDVASVRLMGRVQQNMVLVKGKQTVILVAMKSTEASTLDVVEGIKKMIPRAERVSPEGVRIRLLDDASTFVKDSISDVLHEMLTAGALVGLIVLLLLGSWRATVIVWVSIPLSILTAIIGLHWLEETINVMTLGGLALAVGILVDDATVMIENIDRHLEMGKPLEQAIIDAANQIVVPTLVATLCIAIAWFPLFDLSGVAGYLFKPMAEAVMIAMIASFIFSRTLVPTMAKYMMKSHHGQPHEPHGHQPHGQPAAEPSRNPFVRFQQGFERRFNRFRESYETLLKRMIARRRAFVTVSLAVAVGSMGLFFFLGRDYFPEIRSGVIQMHMRAPLGTRIEVSGRITTLVANSIEELLPNQVENIVSNCGLPVGPHNLAFIPTPTIGSQDCDMTILLHDEKSPVWDIRKTLRKGLKERYPGTEFTFQPSDLTAKILNFGAPAPIDVQVNGPDTYPSYEYTLKLADEFRRIPGAKDVVVHQTMRTPTMMVEGNRTFGLNVDRTLRDMAENLLMTTAGSQQIDQIYWLDPSTGMSYLINVYTPQPFINSVNSLKTVPVDSSNDLKGEVQLLGNLSDLIPEGTPGVITHGNIMPLFDIYVSVEDRDLGGVLADVQKVAKSMEDEKPRSAEVEIHGQASLMYDAYAELIFGLLVAIMLIYLLIVVNFQSWLDPFIIITALPGALAGIAWALFLTHTRLSEPALTGAIMCMGTATANSILVVSYAREMLQEHGDALRAAIEAGTTRFRPVLMTAAAMIFGMVPMATGYSQNAPLGRAVIGGLLMATLFTLLFVPCVYAIIYSRRTAKLPKEII; encoded by the coding sequence ATGAACCAGCTTGTCCTCATTGCCCTTCGCAGGCCTTACACCTTCGTCGTCATGTCCATTCTCATCATGTTCTTAGGGACCAAGACGATTCGCCATATGCCGACCGACGTCTTCCCGAATATCACGATTCCCGTCACCTCCGTGGTCTGGATCTATTCCGGCATGATCCCGCCGCAGGTGGAAGGGCGCATCACGTACATGTTCGAACGCTTTTTGACCTCGACCGTCGAAGGCATCAAGTATATCCATAGCCATTCCTATTACGGCAGCAGCATCACCAACATCTTTCTCCAGGACGGAGTCGATGTGGGCAGAGCCGAAGCGGATATCGTGGGCATCGCGCAAAATGTCGTCAAGGCTCTGCCACCCGATATTTCTCCGCCCATGGTCATGCGTCTCGCGCCGTCTTCCATCCCGGTGGCCATGCTCGAAATCAGCTCCGACGATATGACGCCCGCGGAGCTCTACAATCTCACCTACATGCGAATTCGCCCCCTGATGGTCACCGTCCCTGGGATCGTCCTCCCGCACCCATACGGGGGGCAGGACATGCAGGTCATGGTCAACCTCGATCCGCAGAAAATGCTCGCTCGTCACCTCACGCCGTCCGATATTCACGATGTCCTCATGAAGCAATATCTCGTGCTGCCGTCCGGCGATATCAAGATCAAGCAGACCGACTGGGTCGTCCTGACGAACGCGTCACCGTTGAAGATCGATGATTTTGCGAACATTCCGATCAAGCGGGAAGGCAACGCATACGTCTACCTTCGCGACGTGGCATCGGTGCGCCTCATGGGCCGAGTTCAGCAGAACATGGTGCTCGTGAAAGGCAAGCAAACCGTCATCCTCGTCGCGATGAAGAGTACGGAGGCCTCGACTCTCGACGTGGTCGAGGGGATCAAAAAGATGATCCCGCGGGCCGAACGAGTCTCTCCAGAGGGCGTGAGGATCCGGCTCTTGGACGACGCCTCGACCTTCGTGAAAGATTCGATCTCCGACGTGCTCCATGAAATGTTGACTGCCGGCGCGCTGGTCGGCCTCATCGTGCTGCTGCTGCTCGGCTCCTGGCGGGCAACCGTTATCGTCTGGGTTTCGATCCCGCTATCCATCTTAACTGCGATCATAGGTCTGCATTGGCTCGAGGAGACGATCAACGTCATGACCTTGGGCGGGTTGGCGCTCGCTGTCGGCATTCTGGTCGATGATGCGACCGTGATGATCGAAAACATCGATCGCCATCTCGAGATGGGCAAGCCTTTGGAACAGGCCATCATCGACGCCGCCAATCAGATCGTCGTGCCGACGCTCGTCGCCACCCTCTGCATCGCGATCGCCTGGTTCCCGCTCTTCGATCTCAGCGGTGTCGCCGGTTATCTGTTCAAGCCCATGGCGGAGGCCGTCATGATCGCAATGATCGCCTCCTTTATCTTCTCGCGCACGCTAGTGCCGACCATGGCGAAATACATGATGAAGAGTCATCATGGCCAACCACATGAGCCCCATGGGCACCAACCCCATGGACAGCCAGCCGCAGAACCATCGCGGAACCCCTTCGTCCGTTTTCAGCAGGGGTTCGAACGCCGTTTTAACCGGTTCCGCGAGAGCTATGAGACGCTGCTCAAACGGATGATCGCTCGCCGCCGTGCCTTCGTCACCGTTTCGCTCGCCGTCGCGGTCGGCTCGATGGGCCTGTTTTTCTTCCTCGGTCGCGACTATTTCCCGGAGATCCGGTCGGGGGTTATTCAGATGCACATGCGAGCGCCGCTCGGGACACGTATCGAGGTGTCAGGACGCATTACCACGCTCGTCGCCAACAGCATCGAGGAGTTACTGCCCAATCAGGTCGAAAACATCGTCAGTAACTGCGGCCTGCCGGTCGGGCCGCACAATCTCGCGTTCATTCCGACGCCGACGATCGGCTCTCAGGATTGTGACATGACGATTCTCCTACATGATGAAAAATCGCCGGTGTGGGACATCCGGAAGACGCTCCGCAAGGGCTTGAAAGAGCGGTATCCGGGGACCGAATTCACGTTTCAGCCGTCCGATCTCACCGCCAAGATTCTCAATTTCGGCGCGCCCGCGCCGATCGACGTGCAGGTCAACGGCCCGGACACGTACCCCAGCTACGAATACACCCTGAAATTGGCCGACGAGTTTCGCCGAATCCCCGGCGCGAAGGACGTGGTGGTTCACCAGACGATGCGCACGCCGACCATGATGGTCGAAGGCAACCGCACGTTCGGACTCAACGTCGACAGAACCCTGAGGGACATGGCCGAAAATCTCCTCATGACGACCGCCGGCAGCCAACAAATCGATCAGATCTATTGGCTCGACCCCAGTACCGGCATGTCGTACCTGATCAATGTCTATACGCCGCAGCCGTTCATCAATAGTGTCAATAGTCTCAAGACCGTTCCGGTCGATTCCTCAAACGACCTTAAGGGTGAAGTCCAGTTGCTCGGCAATTTGTCCGACCTGATACCGGAGGGAACGCCGGGCGTGATCACACATGGCAACATCATGCCCCTGTTCGACATCTATGTCTCCGTTGAAGATCGCGACCTCGGCGGGGTGCTGGCGGATGTTCAGAAAGTCGCCAAGAGCATGGAGGACGAGAAGCCCCGCAGTGCGGAGGTCGAAATCCACGGCCAGGCCTCATTGATGTACGACGCATATGCCGAGCTGATTTTCGGGCTGCTCGTCGCGATCATGCTGATCTATCTGTTGATCGTCGTCAATTTCCAATCCTGGCTCGATCCCTTCATCATCATCACCGCCTTGCCCGGCGCGCTGGCGGGCATCGCCTGGGCCCTGTTCCTCACCCATACGCGTCTGTCGGAGCCCGCGCTGACCGGTGCCATCATGTGCATGGGCACGGCGACCGCCAATTCGATCCTCGTGGTGTCCTATGCGCGCGAGATGCTTCAAGAGCACGGCGACGCATTACGGGCCGCGATTGAAGCCGGAACGACCCGCTTCCGTCCCGTGCTCATGACCGCAGCGGCCATGATTTTCGGGATGGTCCCCATGGCGACGGGCTATTCGCAGAACGCGCCGCTGGGTCGCGCCGTCATCGGCGGCTTACTCATGGCCACGCTCTTCACCCTGCTTTTCGTACCCTGCGTGTATGCCATCATTTACAGCCGGCGTACGGCTAAGCTACCGAAGGAGATCATATGA
- a CDS encoding efflux RND transporter periplasmic adaptor subunit, with amino-acid sequence MIATLVRSRIAIAAIILCGLYLGYRIHEAQSEAALLRDRTLAEAVPTVAVVSPKPTPKSEAIVLPGNIVGWYEAPIYARVTGYVKMWYKRYGDEVKKGDLLAEINTPDLDAEYLQAQADLQSERAKYRLAEVTANRWIALRPNHAVSEQSITVQEQNLKSQAAVVRAAEQKVKNIEAFIGFKKIIAPFDGVVIQRNINVGDLVSKEGNLSTPNAKSNLFTVAVVDKLRLFVNVPQTFGPFLRSGLTADVTVAPLPHRHFNFQFLTVAKGFDIGTRTATTIFTIENEDRALWPGTYAQVHMTTPIDQQAFILPSSVLIYKEHATQVAVVNEDDHVRLQTITVEKLFDNIIQVSEGIGPNDRIVNNPSAALLEGSKVRIVTPELGYDLNPAETST; translated from the coding sequence ATGATCGCGACACTTGTTCGATCACGTATCGCCATTGCAGCCATTATTCTGTGCGGACTCTATCTCGGCTATCGGATACATGAGGCCCAAAGCGAAGCCGCCTTGCTGCGCGACAGGACGCTCGCAGAGGCCGTCCCCACCGTCGCGGTCGTTTCTCCCAAGCCGACTCCGAAGTCCGAGGCCATTGTGCTTCCCGGCAACATCGTCGGCTGGTACGAAGCGCCGATCTACGCGCGCGTCACGGGCTATGTGAAGATGTGGTACAAGCGCTACGGAGACGAAGTGAAAAAGGGCGATCTCCTCGCCGAAATCAACACCCCGGACCTCGATGCCGAATATCTACAGGCTCAGGCGGATTTGCAATCCGAGCGCGCCAAGTATCGGCTCGCCGAGGTGACCGCGAATCGCTGGATCGCGCTGCGCCCGAATCATGCGGTGTCCGAGCAGTCGATCACGGTGCAGGAACAAAACTTGAAATCTCAGGCCGCGGTGGTCAGGGCAGCGGAGCAAAAGGTCAAGAACATCGAGGCGTTCATCGGGTTTAAAAAGATCATCGCGCCGTTTGACGGTGTCGTCATCCAACGCAACATCAATGTCGGCGACTTGGTCAGTAAAGAGGGCAACCTCAGCACCCCCAATGCGAAAAGTAACCTGTTTACAGTGGCCGTCGTCGATAAGTTGCGTCTCTTTGTCAATGTGCCCCAGACGTTCGGGCCGTTTCTTCGTTCAGGCTTGACGGCCGACGTGACCGTTGCGCCGTTGCCTCACCGGCATTTCAACTTCCAGTTTCTGACCGTCGCCAAGGGGTTCGATATAGGCACGCGCACGGCGACCACTATTTTCACGATCGAGAACGAGGACCGTGCGCTCTGGCCCGGCACCTATGCCCAGGTCCACATGACGACGCCGATCGATCAACAAGCCTTCATCCTGCCGTCCTCCGTGTTGATCTATAAGGAGCATGCCACACAAGTGGCTGTGGTGAATGAGGATGACCATGTGCGCTTGCAAACAATCACCGTGGAGAAACTCTTCGACAACATCATCCAAGTCTCAGAGGGGATTGGCCCGAACGACCGCATCGTGAACAACCCCAGTGCCGCGTTGCTCGAAGGCTCCAAAGTGCGCATCGTGACGCCGGAGCTCGGGTACGACCTCAACCCAGCGGAAACGTCCACATGA
- a CDS encoding alpha/beta hydrolase: MTVALAVAGLAICSPATADSRGAAPPAVPELDWKECPKGSAGRAVGGFLCATVKVPFDYHDPAGKSIKLTVIMHPADDQSTRIGTLFFNPGGPGGMGTVFLPAWFTFFPATLRQRFDIVSWDPRGTGESSGVQCFASGDEEDAFLGEFANSIPIGLQQQLTYINKWTEAGERCAKRNGALLSHMSTADVARDLDLLRQAVGESALHYWGISYGTMLGATYANLFPHAVGRLVLDGNAAPEIWLAGGDKTPALPTMLRLGQDVGLQKSLDAFLTLCGQAPKENCAFTAGSARATEKKWGALLERLREGPITFPSGTIITYGRVLTIMSEGLFIVQPFANEKFSDLDVPGWGGLAVILEAVAQAGGVNSAQADAPALKQPPKRMKERYAGPEQEMAVECAETPSPRDPADYINLEPFVLQRSGPIGLPILWQDEPCATWPARALRVYEGPWNTPRANPILLIGNTGDPATPYASSVKMLEQLGYARLLTVRGNGHTALVNPSTCAYNYAVDFLLGGALPPEGTVCEQDAAPFSLPSPP; the protein is encoded by the coding sequence ATGACCGTGGCGCTCGCGGTGGCCGGACTCGCCATCTGCTCACCGGCAACCGCCGACTCACGGGGCGCAGCTCCACCCGCCGTCCCGGAGCTCGACTGGAAGGAATGCCCGAAAGGCAGCGCAGGCAGGGCCGTCGGAGGTTTTCTCTGCGCCACGGTGAAGGTTCCGTTCGACTACCACGACCCCGCGGGCAAGTCTATCAAGCTGACGGTCATCATGCACCCGGCGGACGACCAGTCGACGCGCATCGGGACGCTGTTCTTCAACCCCGGCGGTCCGGGCGGCATGGGCACGGTCTTCCTTCCCGCATGGTTCACTTTCTTCCCGGCCACGCTGCGGCAACGTTTCGACATCGTCAGCTGGGATCCGCGCGGCACCGGCGAAAGCTCGGGCGTGCAGTGCTTCGCGAGCGGGGATGAGGAAGACGCGTTCCTCGGCGAGTTCGCCAATTCCATCCCGATCGGACTGCAGCAGCAGCTGACGTACATCAACAAGTGGACCGAGGCCGGGGAGCGCTGCGCGAAGCGGAACGGCGCGCTGCTCTCGCACATGTCGACTGCCGACGTGGCGCGCGACCTCGACCTGCTGCGCCAGGCGGTCGGCGAGAGCGCGCTCCACTACTGGGGCATTTCCTACGGCACGATGCTGGGCGCCACCTACGCGAACCTGTTTCCGCACGCGGTCGGCAGGCTTGTGCTGGACGGCAACGCGGCCCCGGAGATCTGGCTGGCCGGCGGGGACAAGACCCCGGCGCTCCCCACGATGCTCCGCCTGGGCCAGGACGTCGGGCTCCAGAAGTCGCTCGATGCCTTCCTCACGCTGTGCGGGCAGGCGCCCAAGGAGAACTGCGCGTTCACCGCGGGCAGCGCCAGGGCGACCGAGAAGAAATGGGGCGCGCTCCTCGAACGGTTGCGCGAGGGTCCGATCACGTTTCCGTCGGGCACCATCATTACCTACGGCAGGGTGCTCACCATAATGAGCGAGGGTCTCTTCATCGTTCAACCGTTCGCGAACGAGAAGTTTTCGGACCTGGACGTTCCTGGGTGGGGAGGGCTTGCGGTCATTCTCGAGGCGGTTGCGCAGGCGGGAGGCGTCAATTCAGCGCAGGCGGACGCGCCCGCCTTAAAACAGCCACCCAAGCGCATGAAAGAGCGGTACGCGGGGCCGGAGCAGGAGATGGCGGTGGAGTGCGCCGAGACCCCGAGCCCCCGCGATCCCGCAGACTACATCAACCTCGAGCCGTTCGTCCTCCAGCGCTCGGGACCGATCGGCCTCCCCATCCTGTGGCAGGACGAGCCCTGTGCCACCTGGCCCGCCCGCGCGCTTCGAGTCTACGAGGGGCCGTGGAACACGCCAAGGGCGAACCCGATCCTGCTCATCGGCAACACCGGCGACCCGGCGACCCCGTATGCGAGCTCCGTGAAGATGCTCGAGCAGCTGGGTTACGCCCGGTTGCTCACGGTCAGGGGAAACGGCCATACCGCTCTGGTCAACCCGAGCACATGCGCCTATAACTACGCGGTCGATTTCCTCCTGGGCGGCGCACTGCCGCCCGAGGGAACGGTGTGCGAGCAGGATGCAGCGCCGTTCTCCCTGCCGTCGCCTCCGTAG
- a CDS encoding transposase, with protein MPRRPRLAAGDFAYHVLNRRVGRLSLFETRIDYVAFEKILAEAHAASGIRIAAYCLMPNHWHLLLWPKRDGELSEVVRWITVTHTQRWHARHQTAGTGPVYQGRFKSFPIQADEHFLAVARYVERNALRARMVKQAENWQWSSLWRRTQGDPKLTAWLSDWPIDRPRNWVARVNRPETGEELEALRVSVQRGRPFGEEAWVKRMAKRFGMESTLRPRGRPKGS; from the coding sequence ATGCCACGCCGTCCGCGCCTCGCAGCCGGAGATTTCGCCTACCATGTCCTGAATCGTCGTGTCGGACGTCTGTCGCTGTTTGAGACACGAATCGACTATGTCGCCTTCGAGAAGATTTTGGCGGAAGCGCATGCCGCCTCCGGAATCCGCATCGCCGCCTATTGTCTGATGCCGAATCATTGGCATCTGCTCCTCTGGCCGAAACGCGATGGAGAACTCTCCGAGGTGGTCCGCTGGATCACCGTGACGCATACCCAACGATGGCACGCTCGCCATCAGACAGCGGGCACTGGCCCGGTCTACCAGGGCCGGTTCAAATCGTTTCCGATACAGGCCGATGAGCATTTCCTCGCAGTTGCCCGTTATGTGGAGCGCAATGCGTTGCGGGCGAGAATGGTCAAACAAGCCGAAAATTGGCAATGGTCCAGCTTGTGGCGCCGAACGCAGGGGGACCCGAAGCTGACCGCATGGCTGAGCGACTGGCCGATAGACCGCCCACGGAATTGGGTGGCGCGGGTGAATCGTCCTGAAACCGGCGAGGAACTGGAGGCCCTTCGAGTGAGTGTGCAACGCGGCCGCCCCTTTGGCGAAGAAGCCTGGGTGAAACGGATGGCGAAACGATTCGGAATGGAATCCACGTTACGACCCCGCGGGCGCCCGAAGGGCTCGTAA
- the tmpT gene encoding thiopurine S-methyltransferase — MDPSFWHQRWEKNEIGFHEDQANPLLVKHFHELSVAQGCRIFVPLCGKTLDISWLLSHGYRVVGAELSQLAIEQLFMELGVQPNRATAGNVEQWSANNLDIFVGDIFAVSGKMLGPVDAVYDRAALVAFPAEMRKRYTAHLTEVTKKSHQLLICYDYDQSLMEGPPFSVSDEEVHRHYATTYDLTLIATTQVAGGLKGKGPAKENVWLLKG, encoded by the coding sequence ATGGACCCAAGTTTTTGGCATCAGCGGTGGGAGAAAAATGAAATTGGCTTCCACGAAGACCAAGCCAATCCACTCCTCGTCAAACATTTTCATGAGCTATCGGTAGCCCAAGGCTGTCGGATCTTTGTCCCCTTGTGTGGAAAGACACTGGATATTTCTTGGCTGCTGTCCCATGGCTATCGTGTGGTGGGAGCTGAATTGAGTCAACTCGCGATTGAGCAATTATTTATGGAACTTGGCGTGCAACCGAACAGAGCGACAGCCGGCAACGTCGAGCAGTGGAGCGCGAACAATCTCGACATCTTTGTCGGCGATATCTTTGCGGTGTCTGGAAAGATGCTCGGCCCAGTTGATGCCGTCTATGACCGGGCCGCATTGGTGGCGTTTCCAGCAGAAATGCGCAAGCGATACACAGCACACCTCACGGAAGTTACTAAGAAGTCGCACCAATTACTTATTTGCTACGACTACGATCAGAGCCTGATGGAAGGTCCTCCGTTTTCTGTGAGCGATGAGGAGGTCCACCGGCACTACGCCACGACGTATGATCTCACACTCATTGCCACCACGCAGGTTGCCGGTGGGTTGAAGGGGAAAGGACCTGCCAAAGAGAATGTCTGGCTGTTGAAAGGGTAG
- a CDS encoding methyltransferase, with translation MPEPDITSLLPHAQLVQMGTAHWVSHILYVTAKLSLADHLAKGPTHADDLAAVTNTHPPSLGRFLRTLGHLGLVTKDSADRFTLTTLGAALKSGAPGSARAAILTLASPIMTQGWGHLLESVQTGKPGLEQVTGMPIFDWLAQHPAEASLFSETMVSFHGAEPSAVADAYDFSGMRTIVDVGGATGNLLATILSQHPKPRGILYDLPHVTRDAPALLQSRGVAGRVTIESGSFFDRVPTGHDTYLLSHIIHDWTEAQCLTILGHCQRALAPAGLVLIIEMVLPEDNTPHPGKMLDMMMLVGPGGQERTIPEYRQLLDKAGLRLTRVVATNSAVSIVEAMSA, from the coding sequence ATGCCCGAACCCGATATCACCTCTCTTCTCCCTCATGCACAACTCGTTCAAATGGGCACTGCACACTGGGTGTCGCACATCCTCTACGTCACCGCAAAGTTGAGCCTGGCAGACCATCTGGCCAAGGGACCGACCCATGCAGATGACTTGGCCGCTGTGACGAACACCCATCCCCCTTCCCTTGGTCGTTTTCTGCGGACGCTTGGACACCTAGGACTCGTAACCAAGGACAGCGCAGACCGCTTCACGCTGACCACTCTCGGTGCGGCATTAAAAAGCGGCGCCCCTGGTTCAGCACGCGCGGCGATCCTGACATTGGCGAGCCCGATCATGACGCAGGGATGGGGACATCTGCTTGAATCAGTCCAGACCGGAAAACCTGGGCTGGAACAGGTCACGGGCATGCCCATCTTCGACTGGCTGGCCCAGCATCCCGCAGAAGCCTCCCTCTTCAGCGAGACAATGGTGAGTTTCCACGGAGCGGAACCATCCGCCGTGGCGGACGCGTACGACTTCTCCGGCATGCGTACGATCGTGGACGTCGGCGGAGCGACGGGCAATCTGTTGGCCACTATTCTGAGCCAGCACCCCAAACCGCGTGGTATCCTGTACGATCTTCCCCACGTTACCCGCGACGCTCCGGCGCTTCTTCAGTCCCGCGGCGTGGCCGGTCGGGTGACGATTGAGTCCGGCAGTTTCTTCGATCGCGTACCCACCGGCCATGATACGTATCTGCTTTCACACATCATTCACGATTGGACCGAAGCTCAGTGTCTGACGATTCTTGGCCATTGCCAGCGAGCCCTCGCACCGGCCGGTCTGGTGCTGATCATCGAGATGGTTCTACCGGAAGACAACACGCCGCACCCGGGAAAGATGCTCGACATGATGATGCTCGTCGGCCCCGGCGGACAAGAACGGACAATCCCGGAATATCGCCAACTCCTCGATAAGGCCGGTCTTCGACTGACGAGGGTTGTGGCCACGAATTCAGCCGTGAGCATCGTGGAGGCGATGAGCGCCTGA